The Sphingopyxis sp. BE259 nucleotide sequence CGCGTTCGGGACCGAGATCCAGAACTGGAAGCTGGCCGAAGCGGATTATGCCGGGTCGCTTGGGCTGAGCCATGATCAGAAGGGCAACAACGACATCCTCGCGATCACCAAGCCCGAGGTGCCGGAGACGATTACGCGCGCCTATCTCGACGCCGGATCGGACATCGTCTCGACCAACACCTTCTCGGCCAATATCATCAGTCAGGCTGATTATGGCGCCGAACATCTGGTCCGCGCGATCAACGTCGAAAGCGCCAAGATCGCGCGGCGGCTGGCCGACGAATATGCTGCAAAGGACGGGCGGCCGCGCTTTGTCGCCGGAGCGATCGGGCCGACCAACAAAACCTTGTCGTTGTCGCCTGACGTCAACGACCCCGGTTTTCGCGAGATCGACTTCGACTATCTCAAGGCCGTCTATCTGGAGCAGGTCGTGGCGCTGGCCGAGGGCGGCGCAGACTTCATCCTGATCGAGACGATCTTCGACACGCTGAATGCCAAGGCGGGCATCGCCGCGACGCTGGAGGCCGAAGCGACGGTCGGGCGCGAATTGCCGCTGATGATCTCGATGACGCTGACCGACCTGTCGGGTCGCAATCTGTCGGGGCATACGGTCGAGGCGTTCTGGTACGCGGTGCGCCATGCCAAACCGCTGACGATCGGTCTGAACTGCTCGTTCGGCGCCGCTCAGCTGCGCCCGCATGTGAAAGTGCTGTCGGACATCGCCGATGCACTGGTGATGGTCTATCCTAACGCTGGCCTACCCAACGAGCTGGGTGAATATGACGAGATGCCCGACACCACCGCGGGGCTGGTTCGCGAATGGGCCGAGCATGGCCAGGTCAATATTCTGGGCGGTTGCTGCGGTTCGACCCCGGCGCATATCGCGGCGATGGCGAAGGCGGTCGCTGGGTTGCCTGCGCGGCAGGTTCCGCAGGTGCCGGTGCGGACGCGGTTGGCCGGGCTGGAGCCATTCACGATGGCGGCATAACGCCCAAACATCCGTTCGTGTCGAGCGAAGTCGAGACACGTTCAGGGCTCAGCGTCGCGTGGACGTTTCTCGACTTCGATCGAAACGAACGGAATTATAGTGTCATCTGCCGCCGCCTCCGCCACCAACTTCGTCAATATCGGCGAGCGCACCAACGTCACCGGATCGGCGGCGTTCAAGAAGCTGATCCTCGCCGACGACTATGCCGCGGCGGTCGAAGTCGCGCGCCAGCAGGTCGAGAACGGCGCGCAGATCATCGACGTCAACATGGACGAAGGCCTGCTCGACGCCGAATATGCAATGACCACCTTCCTCAAGCTCATCGCCGCCGAGCCCGACATCGCGCGGGTGCCGGTGATGATCGACAGCTCGAAATGGAGCGTCATTGAGGCGGGTCTCAAATGCGTTCCGGGCAAACCGATCGTCAATTCGATCAGCATGAAGGAGGGCGAGGCGCCCTTCCTCGAACACGCCCGCAAGTGCATGGCTTACGGCGCTGCGGTGGTCGTGATGGCGTTCGACGAGGTCGGCCAAGCCGACACGATGGAACGCAAGATCGAGATTTGCGAGCGCGCCTACAAGCTGCTGATGACCATCGGCTTTCCGCCCGAAGACATCATCTTCGATCCCAATGTGTTCGCAGTCGCCACCGGCCTTGAAGAGCATGACAATTATGCGGTCGATTTCATCGAGGCGGTGAAGGTGATCCGCGTCCGCTGTCCACACGTCCATTTTTCGGGCGGGCTATCGAACCTGTCGTTCGGGTTCCGTGGCAACGAGACGGTGCGCCGCGCGATGCACAGCGTCTTCCTTTATCACGCGATCCCCGCCGGGCTCGACATGGCGATCGTCAACGCGGGTCAGCTCGACGTATACGATACGATCGATCCCGAATTGCGCGAGGCGTGCGAAGATGTCGTGCTCAACCGTAAAAAGGACGGCGAGGCCGAAAGCCCGACCGAACGGCTGATCGCGCTCGCCGAACGCTATAAGGGCAGCAATCCGGCGCAGGAAAAGGCCGCCGAGGAATGGCGCGGCTGGCCGGTCGCCAAGCGGCTCGAACATGCGCTGGTCAAGGGCATCGACGCCTATGTCGTCGACGACACGGAAGAAATGCGCCAGTTGATGCCGCGCCCGATCGAGGTGATCGAAGGCCCGCTGATGGACGGCATGAACGTCGTCGGCGACCTGTTCGGGTCGGGCAAGATGTTCCTGCCGCAGGTCGTCAAATCGGCGCGCGTGATGAAGAAAGCCGTCGCGCATTTGCTCCCCTTCATCGAGGCCTCGAAAGAGCCGGGCGCGAAGGGCAAGGGCAAGGTCGTGATGGCGACCGTCAAGGGCGACGTCCACGACATCGGCAAGAACATCGTCGGCGTCGTGCTGCAATGTAACGGGTTCGAGATTATCGACCTCGGCGTCATGGTGCCGTGGTCGAAGATCCTGGAGGCAGCGAACGAGAATGATGCAGACATGATCGGTCTCAGCGGCCTCATCACCCCCTCGCTCGACGAGATGGTGACGGTGGCCGAAGAAATGCAGCGCGCGGGCATGACGATGCCGCTGCTGATCGGCGGCGCGACGACGTCAAAGGTTCACACGGCGCTGCGTATCGATCCCGCCTATCAGGGGCCGGTGCTGCACGTCCTAGACGCCAGCCGCGCGGTCGGCGTCGCAACCGCCCTGGTCAGCGACACCGGGCGCGAAGCCTATGTCGGCGGATATAAGGACGATTACGCGCACATCCGCGACGTGCGCGCTGGCAAGGGTCAGAGCGTCCTCCATACGCTGGAGGAGGCGCGCGCCAATTATTACGACGCCTATCTCAGCGACAAACCGGCGCCGCCCTTGCAGCCCGGGCTGCACCGCTTCGACGACTGGTCGCTCGAAGATTTGCTCGAATGCATCGACTGGACGCCCTTTTTCCGCGCGTGGGAATTGCACGGCACCTGGCCATCGATCCTGACCGACGAGGTCGTCGGCGAGACGGCGGTGGCGCTGAAGGCCGACGCTGATGCGATGCTCGACCAGCTGATCGCTGAAAAATGGCTGACCGCCCGCGGCGTCTGCGCCTTCTGGCCGTGCGCGCGCGATGGCGACGATGTGACGATCCACCTTGCCGAGGAGGAACGCCATGTGACGCTGCCGTTTCTGCGCCAGCAGATCAAGAAAAGCCGCGACCGCGCCAATATGTGCCTCGCCGACTTCATCGATCCGGCGGGCGATTGGATCGGCGGCTTTGCGGTCGGCATCCACGGTATCGAGCCGCATTCGGAACGCTTCCGCGCCGACAAGGACGATTATTCGGACATCCTGCTGAAAGCCTTGGCCGATAGGTTTGCCGAGGCGTTCGCCGAGCGGCTGCACCAGCATGTCCGCACGACCCTCTGGGGCTATGCGCCCGGCGAGCAACTGACCAACGAGGCGCTGATCAAGGAAGAATATCGCGGCATCCGTCCGGCGCCCGGCTATCCCGCCTGCCCCGACCACAGTCTGAAACCGATCCTGTTCGATCTGCTGGCGGCGGGAGAAAATGCGGGACTGGTACTCACCGAAAGCTTTGCGATGTTGCCGACCGCGGCGGTCAGCGGCTTTTATTTCGGCCATCCCGAAAGTCAGTATTTCGGCGTTGCGCGGATCGGCAGCGACCAGCTGGAAGACTATGCGACGCGTCGCGGCGTCGATCTGGAAACCGCGACGCGCTGGCTGCGGCCCAATCTGGACTAGCCCATGCTTCGTCACCTCGGACTTGATCCGGGGTCCATGGACGCTGCGGTCGAAGATGGACCCAGGATCAAGTCCGGGGTGACGATGGTTTAATATCTCGCGGCGGTGACGTCCGACAACGGGACACGCCCACGGTTAACCAGCTTCGCCAACGACTGGCGCCGCAAAAACCGCTATAGCCCGCCGATGCTCAAGTCCCTTTTCCGTCGGCCGCTGCTGCCGCTGCTCGCCCTGCCGCTGTTGTTCGCGCCAGCGCCACTCCCCGCGCAGATCGCTGGCGCTCCCTACAGCGTCGATGGCCGCAGCTTCGGGCGGTTGCAGGATGCGGTCGATTCCATTGGCGAGGGCACGGGAACGATCAGCATCGCGGCCGGCTATCACCGCGACTGCGCGGTGCAGACCGCGGGCCGCATCGCGTTTGTCGCCGCAGAGCCCGGCCGCGCGATCTTTGACGGCGTGGCGTGCGAGGGCAAGGCCGCGCTGGTGCTGCGCGGCGCGGGCGCGCGGGTCGATGGACTGGTGTTCCAGAATATGCGCGTTCCCGACGGCAATGGCGCGGGCATCCGCCTCGAACAAAGCGACCTCGACGTCGTCAACAGCCTGTTCCGCGGCAGCGAGGAAGGCATTTTGACCGCCGACGATTCCGATGCGACGCTGACCATCGACCGCTCGACCTTCTCGCGCCTCGGTCGCTGCGACCGGGGCCTCAGTTGCGCACACAGCGTCTACACCGGCCTGTATGGCCGCGTCGTCGTCACCCGCACCCGCTTCGAAAAGGGCAGCGGCGGCCATTATCTCAAGACCCGCGCGATCACCGTCGACGTCAACGATAACAGTTTCGACGACACGCAGGGGACGGGGACCAACTATATGATCGACCTGCCGTCGGGATCGGTCGGGCGGATCGCGAACAATCTGTTCATCCAGGGCCGCGACAAGGAAAATTATTCGGCGCTGATCGCGGTTGCGGCCGAGGAGCGCAAGAATCCGTCGCGCGGCCTGTCGATCACCGGCAACCGCGCCAGCCTGCCCGCGGGCCTGGACCGCAAATCGGTGTTTGTCGCCGACTGGAGCGGCGAGGCGCTGGCGATCGGCGCGAATGAGCTCGGCGCGGGGCTGACGCGGTTCGAGAAGCGGTAGGCATCCCCTCAACCCGTTCGTCCTGAGGAGCCATTGAGCTTGTCGAAATGGCGTCTCGAAAGAGGCAGCCGTGGTGCCTAATCCTTCGAGACGGGCCTTCGGCAAGGCTCAGTCCCTCCTCAGGACGAACGGATCAGGGAGGAAGGCGTCAGGCTTCCCCGCGCGTTTCGATCAGCGACGCTGCCAGCGCTTCGGCGGGAGACTTGCCGCCCCACAGCACGAACTGGAACACCGGATAAAAGCGCTCGCATTCGTCGATCGCGCTTTCGATCAGCGTTTCGGTCATGTCGAGCGCCAGCGAACCATCGCTGCCCAGCAGCATCCCGTGGCGGAACAATATCGTCCCGCTGTTCGACCACAGCTCGAAATGCCCCAGCCACAATTGTTCGTTGATCAGCGCCAGCGCCTCATGCGCCACGGCGCGTTTTTCCTCGACGACGCGGATGTCGGGAAAGGCGAGCAGCTGGATGACGCCGTCGTCGGCGCGCCACACCGCGCGTAGTTCATAGGCGGTCCAGCTACCCTGCGCGGTCGCGACGATCTCGTCCTCGCCGACCATTTCGTGCGGCCAGTCGTGCGCGGCAAAATAGGATGCCAGCATGTCCATCGGGGCGGCGTCCTGGCCGTCTTCGTCGTCGTAGATATCGTCGCTCATCGGGGCGCTTTAGCGGGTGTTGTCCTGCGACGCGAGTCATAGACCGCCCAAAACCGTCGCCCCCGCGAAGGCGGGGGCCGCCATCGGCCTAGCTTAAGGTTGCCAGCGGCCCCCGCCTTCGCGGGGGCGACGTCTTACTTTGCCTTGGGCGCTGGCTTGGACTTGGGCGCAGCTGCCGCCTTCGGTGCCGCAGCCTTTGCCGTAGCAGCAGGCTTTGCCGCGCCTTCCAGCTTATCGAGCCGTGCCTTCAGCGCTTCGGTTTCAGCGCGCGCCGTCGCGGCCATTTGCTTTACCGCTTCGAATTCCTCGCGGCTGACGAAATCCATCCGGCCGACCCATTCCTTGGCGCGTTCGCGCATCGCGGCTTCGGCCTCACGGCCGGCGCCCGCGACGGTTCCGGCCACGCCGTTCACCATCTTGGCCAGATCGTCGAAAAAGCGGTTCTCGCTCTGCATCTTAACTTCCTTCGTCGGGAGACATCCCTTGCCGTCACCCTATCTGGGTGCTGGCGGCGGTGGGGACAAGGGTTTCAGCGTCGGGATTGCGCTGATCGATCTGGAAATTCAGGATCGATGCGAAGCTCAGCCAGACCATATAGGGCACGAGCAGCCACGCCGCCGCCTTGCGGATCGGGGCAAAGGCAAAGGTGGTCGCGATCGTCGTCAGCAGGATGAAGATGATCAGGTACAGCGCGCTGGTCACCTGATATTGACCGAAAAACAGCGGCGACCAGGCAAAATTGGCGATCAACTGGACAAAGAACAATGTCAGCGCCAGCCCGCGCCCCTTGGCGCCGCGCGCGTGCAGGATCATCGCCAGCGCCAGCCCGAGCATGATGTAAAGGATCGGCCAGACCACCCCGAACACCCAGCCTGGCGGGGTAATCGCGGGCAGGTCGAGCGACGCGAACCAGCGATTGCCGTAACCGCTGTTCGACAGCACCCCCATCAGGCTGCCGATCAGGACGATCGCGGGGACTGTCACCATCGCCCAGCGGAGATACGACATGCGAAGCTGGCCCGGTGTAGCGATCTCGGTCATGCACATGGTCCTTTGCGCGGGAATCGGCTGATGTCGGGTGTCGCGGCGGGCGGGGCTGGCGTCAAGCCGCTGCTTTGACCGCGGCAATCAGAAATTCGACATTGCCCTCCGGCCCGGTGATCGGGCTTTCGACCGTTTCAACGACCGTCCAGCCATTCTGTTCCAGCCAGTCGCGCACATCGCCGCACACCCGGGCATGGACCGCGGCGTCGCGCACGACCCCTTTTTTGCCGACCTCGTGCCGTTCGGCCTCGAACTGCGGCTTGATCAGCGCGACGATGCGCGCGCCGGGTTTCGCGAAGGACATCGGCACCGGCAGCACTTTGGCCAGCGCGATGAAGCTGGCGTCGCACACGATCAGGTCGACGGGTTCGGGGATGTGCGCGGCGGTCAGGATGCGCGCGCTCGTCTGTTCGTGGACGACCACGCGGTCGTCCTGACGCAGCTTCCACGCCAGCTGGTTGGTCCCCGAATCGACCGCATAAACCTGCGCCGCGCCGCGGCTGAGCAGCACGTCGGTAAAGCCGCCCGTCGACGATCCGACATCGATCGCCACCGCGCCGGTCACATCCCAGCCGAGATGCGTCAGCGCATGATCGAGCTTGATGCCGCCGCGCGACACCCATGGATGGTCGCGGCCCTTGACGCTGATGTCGGCATCGGCGGCGAGCTGCTGTCCCGCCTTGTCGACCTTGCGGTCGCCGATAAACGCCAGGCCAGCGAGGATCAGCGCCTGCGCGCGCGTCCGGCTTTCGGCGAGGCCACGATCGACGAGCAATTGGTCGGCGCGAACCTTGGCCATCAGCGGCCCGCCTGTTCGACAAGTATCCCCGGCGTCAATATCTGCGGCAGAATTTCGGGCTTCGCCGCCCCTGGCGCGTACCACAGATACAGCGGCACGCTGTTGCGGCCATGTTCGGCCAGCGTGCGCGTGATCACCGGATCGCCGTTCGTCCAGTCGCCGACCAGTGTGACGACACCCGCCTTGTCGAACGCCGCCTGCACCGCCTCGCGATTGATCGCCGCCGCCTCGTTCGCCTTGCACGACAGGCACCAGTCGGCGGTGAAATAGACGAACACCGGTTTACCGGTCGCGCGCGCCTTTGCGAGCGCATCGCCGGCAAAGGTCGCACCGCTCGCGGCTGTCGTGCGTTCGGCGTCGGCAACTTCCGCAACCGTTCCTGCCAGACTGCCGACGAACAGCACCCCCGCGGCGATCAGCAGCCACGACCGCCGGTCGCCGCGCTGCATCGCGCCATAATGGGTGAGCAGCACCAGTGCCATGGTGACCGCAACGATCGGCCAGATCAGCTGCGATCCGCTGCCCAATTGCCGCCACAGCAGCCACGCCAGCGCGAGCGCGGTGAGCCCCATCGGCAGCGCCATCCATTTGCGAAAGCGGTCCATCCATGGCCCCGGCTTGGGCAGCCGGTTGCGCAGCGCCGGAACGAACCCGACCGCAAGGAAAGGCAGGGCGAGGCCGAACCCAAGACCGCCAAAGATCGGCAGCGCCGCCCAAATCGGCAGGACCAGCGTTGCGCCCAGCGCGGCTCCGAGCAGCGGGCCGCTGCACGGCGTCGCGACAAAGGCGGCCAGCGCCCCGGTCCAGAAACCGCCCGCCGCGCCCTCCTTGCCCGCCAGCGCCTGCCCGCCGCCGAACGACGGCAGGTCGTAGGCGCCGAGCAGGTTGAGCGTGATCGCGAGGGCAAGGATCAGCAGCGCGAGGACACTGACCGGATGCTGCAACTGAAACGCCCAGCCGACCTGCTCGCCCGCCGCGCGCAGCGCCAGCAACGCGCCGCCCAGCAGCAGCGCGGTGACGATCGCCCCCGCGGTATAGGCCAGCGCCTCGACCTTTGCCGACCGCGCATCGCCGCCTGAGCGGGCGAGGCTCAGCGCCTTCAGGCTCAGGATCGGAAAGACGCAGGGCATCAGGTTGAGGATCAGCCCGCCCAGGATTGCCCCGCCCAGCGCGGTCCAGAACAGCCCCATGTCGGTAGCGTCGATCGCGCCCGCCGGTCCGGCGATCGTCTCGCCCGCGGCAGGCACTGTGCCGGGCGCGAACCGCACCGAGAGCCCGCGGCCCTCGCCCAGCTTGAGCAGCGCCGCCACCGGCCCAACTGCCTCGCCCTTGGCGCGCGTCTCTACGATGATGAAATCGCCGTTGCGGCTGAACGCTTGCGGCGCCGCATAATCGACCAGATTTTGCGTCTCGGCGAACAGATAGGGCGCATCGAGCGCCGACCCGGCGGGCAGCGGGATCGCAAAGCGCACCTTGTCGCCGCGCCGCTCCCAAGTGCCGCCGCGGTCGAGCGGCTGCGGGATCAGCGCGCGCCAGCCGTCGAAGCGGGAGCGTGATGCGGCGGCAACGCTGCCGTCCGCCGCCTTCAGCGCCACCGAGACGACCGCCCGTTCGGGCACGCACACCTTGTCGGTGCAGGCGAGCCAGTTGGCGACCCCCGACAGCGTCAGGTCGGTGCCGGGCGCAACGCTCTTGTCGATGCGAACATCAGCGAGCAGCGCATAGGGGTGCTCATAGACATGGTTCATCATGCCGAACAGGACCAGCGGTTCGGGGACCGGATAACGGAAGGGCGCGACGGTGACGCCCTCGGGCGCATTCCATTCGATCGACAGCCCGAAACCGGCGTCGCCGCCGTTGATCCAATAGCCGTGCCAACCCGCGTCGGGGGCCATCGTCAGCGCCAGGGTGGTCGCGCCGCCGGGCGCGGGGGCAGCAGATTCGGCGACGAGTTTTGGCTGGATATGCGTCGATTGCGCCCTCGCCGGGCCCAGCGCGAGCAGCGCGAACGCCAGCAGCACCAGCACCGCGCGCCACAGCATTGTCACAAAAACGTCTTTGCCGCGATCCATGCCCGTTCCGCTGTCATCCATCTCTCGAGGCTTGCCATATAGGCGGCTTTCGTCGAGAGGACAGCCCGCGCTGACACCCTGCATGACGGAGACGCCGCTCGTGACGCTGAAACACCTCAAAATAGCCGTGGCCGCGACCCTCTGCGTCGGCGGCGCCAGCACCGTTCTCGCGCAAAATTCGGCGCCGCCGCCGGTTCAGAAAGTGACCGCCGCGACGCCGCCGCCGAAGCTGATCGTGATGGTCGCGGTTGACCAGCTGTCGGCGGACCTGTTCGCCCAATATCGCGGCAAGTTCACCGGCGGGCTCGCCCGGTTGGCGTCGGGCATCGTCTTTCCTTCGGGCTATCAGGCGCATGGCGCGACCGAAACATGCCCCGGCCATGCGACGATCCTGACCGGCCGTCACCCCGGCCCCGCGGGTGTCGTCGCCAATAATTATTTCGATCTGGCGGTCGCGCGCGAAGACAAGCGCATCTATTGCGCCGAGGACGAAAGCGTTGCCGGGACCGCATCGGGCGGCGGCAAATATGCGCCGTCGGTGAACCATCTGCTGGTCCCGACGCTGGGCGATCTGATGAAGGCGCGCGATCCCGCGGCGCAGGTCGTGTCGGTTGCGGGTAAGGACCGCGCCGCGATCATGATGGGCGGACGGAACGCCGACGAGCTGCTGTGGCTCGCCCCCACCGGCCTCACCAGCTATCGCGGCACCACGCTGTCGCCGACCGCGACGCAGGCGGGCGCGGCAATCGCCGCCGCGATCGCGCAGCCGCGTCCCGCGATGATGCTCCCGGCGGATTGCGTAAACCACGACATCGCTATTCCGGTGAATGACAAGGGCGGCACCGTCGGCACCGGCCGCCTCGCCCGCGAAGGCGGCGATTTCCGCCGCTTTATGGCCTCACCCGAAGCTGACGGCGCGGTCCTCGCGACCGCCGCGGCGCTGCGCCAAGCGCGCCGGATGGGCGAGGGCAGCGGCACCGATCTGTTGATCGTCGGGCTGTCGGCGACCGACTATGTCGGCCATGGCGCGGGGACAGAGGGCAGCGAAATGTGCCTTCAGATGACGGGCCTCGACCGCGAACTCGGCGATTTCTTCGCGCGCCTCGACGCGACCGGTATCGATTACGCCGTCGCGCTGACCGCCGACCATGGCGGTCACGACATGCCCGAACGCAACCGCCAGAACGCCTGGCCGGCGGCGCAGCGCGTCGATCCGGCGCTTGCCCCCGACGTGCTGGGCAAAGCGGTCGCCGAAAAGCTCGGCCTGCCGCAGCCGTTGCTCTATGGCGACGGCCCGTTTGGCGACATGTATCTGTCGAAGGCGCTCACCGCCGCGCAGCGCAAGGCCGCGCTCGACGATATTTTGGCCCGGCTCCGCGCGCATCCGCAGATCGAGGCGGTAGTAACAGCCGATGAGCTGGCGCGCCGTCCGATATCGAAGCAGGCACCCGACACCTGGGATCTTCACGACAAGCTGCGCGCGTCCTTCCACCCCGATCGGTCGGGCGACTTCATCGTGGTGCTCAAGCCGCGCGTGACCCCGATTCCCGAATCGGGACTCGGCTATGTTGCGACGCACGGGTCGGTGTGGGATTATGACCGGCGCGTGCCGATGCTGTTCTGGCGCAAGGGGCTGGCGGGGTTTGAACAGCCCAATGCGGTAATGACGGTCGACATTCTGCCGACGCTGGCGTCGTTGATCGGGGTGCCGGTCGATGCGGCCAAAATCGACGGGCGCTGCCTCGACCTGTTGTCGGGGCCTGAAACGAGCTGCCGCTAGGATTTAAGAAACAGGATCATGGTTCAAGATTTGAAGAGTTTTTCCCGCCGACTGCTGCTTGTCGGCTGCGGCAACATGGCGGGCGCGATGCTCGATCGCTGGCTGGCGGCCGGGCTCGACCGCGCCGATGTCGCGATCGTCGATCCGTTTGCAACGCCGCGGGGCGGCGTCGCCCAATATCCGTCGCTCGCCGAATGGAAAGCCGCGGGCGGCGGCGCCGACTGGATCATGCTGGGGATGAAGCCGCAGCAGCTGGGCGATGTCGCCGACATGCTCGCCCCGTTGGCGACCGGCGACGTGCATTTGCTGTCGATCCTTGCCGGCGTGTCGCTCGCCGATCTGGCGGCGCGCTTCCCCGATGCGGGGGCGCAGGTTCGCATCCTGCCCAACCTCGCTGCGCGCATCGGCGCCGGAGTGACCGCCGTCGCGACGCTGGGCGACGCCGATAATCAGGCGATCCACGCGCTGCTCGACCCACTCGGACAGACGGTCACGCTCACCGACGATTCGACGATGGATTTGGTCACCGCCTTTACCGGCAGCGGTCCGGCCTTTGTGTTTCGCCTGATCGAATCCTACGCGGCGGCGGGCGAACGGCTCGGTCTGTCGGGCGAAGATGCGCTGGCCCTCGCCACCGCGACCTTTGGCGGCGCGACGGCGCTGCTCGCCGACAGCGGCGAAAAACCCGGGGTGCTCACCGCGCAGGTGGCGAGCAAGGGCGGCACGACACAGGCCGGGCTCGACGTGCTCGACAGCGAGGGCCAGCTGGCCGCGCTGCTCACCAGCGTGTTGCGCGCCGCGCGCGACCGCGGCCGCGAACTCGCCGATCTGGCGCGGGGCGACGGCTAAACCGGATCGCGCCCCAGCGCCGCGATGCGTTTTCGGTCGCGTACCGGAACCAGGGCTTCACTGACGTGCCAGAACCCGGTCACCGCCTGTTGCCCGGCATGGGTGTAGGCGCGGCTCATCGTGTCGCGGAGCAGCGTAAAGATCGCGGCTTCGATCGTCCGTCCGGCTTCGGTCAGGCGCAGCTCCTTTTGCCGCCGGTCGCGATTGCCCGGCCGCGTCGTCAGCAAGTCGCGCGCTTCCAGTTCTTTCACCACCCGCCCCAGCGATTGCTTGGTGATGCCCAGCAGCGCGAGCAGGTCCGAAATCGTCAACGCCGGTTGCCGCGCAATGAAATAAAGCGCGCGGTAATGCGCCCGCCCGATCTCCTGCTCGGCCAGCTGCGCGTCAATCGACCGCCACAGCGATGCATGCGCGAAAAACAGAAATTCGATGCCGCGGCGCACTTCGTCTTCGCGCAAGAAAAGGGCAGACGCAGCGGGGACTTGTGAAAGAAAATTTTCCTCGGCCATGGTCACTACCGTTGCGCGCCGCGCCGGTCTTTGGCAAGAGGCGCGCACCATAGACCCGCTGATCATAGGTGTTTTCGCATGTCCGCTCCCGCATTTACCCATTTGCCGCACCCCAATCGCGTGGCGGACGATGTGCGCGCGGCGGCGATTGCCGATCCGGCGTTCGGGCGCGTCTTTACCGACCATATGGTGTCGATCCGCTATACCGAGGGGCAGGGTTGGCACGACGCACAGGTCATGCCTCGCGGCCCGCTGACGCTGGATCCCGCGACTGCGGTGCTGCATTATGCACAGGAAATCTTTGAGGGGCTGAAGGCCTATCGGCTCGACGACGGGTCGATGGCGCTGTTTCGGGTCGAGGCCAATGCGGCGCGCTTCAACGCCAGCGCGCGCCGCATGGCGATGGCCGAAATGCCCGAGGAGTTGTTCATCGCCGCGGTCAAGGCAGCCGTCGCCGCCGATGCGGCCTGGTTCCCGCCGGTCGATGGCGGCGCGCTCTATCTGCGTCCCTTCATGTTCGCCAGCGAGGTGTTTCTGGGGGTCAAGCCGGCGGCGGAATATCAATTCCTCGTCATCACCTCGCCGGTCGGAAATTATTTCAAATCGGGCGCCCCGGCGATATCGCTGTGGGTGTCGGAAGATTACACCCGCGCCGCGCCCGGCGGCACCGGCGCCGCCAAATGCGGCGGCAACTATGCCTCCAGCCTGATCGCGCAGCGCGAGGCGATCGCCAAGGGGCACGACCAGGTCGTGTTCCTCGATGCCGCCGAGCATCGCTGGATCGAGGAACTGGGCGGCATGAACATGTTTTTCGTGATGGGCGATGGCAGCATCGTCACCCCGCCGCTGACCGGCACGATCCTGCCGGGCATCACCCGCGACGCGATCATCACGCTGGCACGCGATGCCGGGTTGACGGTGCGCGAAGAACCCTATGCGATCGATCAGTGGCAGGCCGATGCGGAAAGCGGTAGGCTGACCGAGAGCTTTGCCTGCGGCACCGCCGCAGTCGTGACCCCGGTCGGCAAGGTGACGCGCGGCGACACCAGTTTCACCATCGGCGCAGGCGGCCCCGGACAGGTCACCGGGATGCTCAAGGACAAACTCGTCGACATCCAGCGCGGC carries:
- a CDS encoding branched-chain amino acid aminotransferase: MSAPAFTHLPHPNRVADDVRAAAIADPAFGRVFTDHMVSIRYTEGQGWHDAQVMPRGPLTLDPATAVLHYAQEIFEGLKAYRLDDGSMALFRVEANAARFNASARRMAMAEMPEELFIAAVKAAVAADAAWFPPVDGGALYLRPFMFASEVFLGVKPAAEYQFLVITSPVGNYFKSGAPAISLWVSEDYTRAAPGGTGAAKCGGNYASSLIAQREAIAKGHDQVVFLDAAEHRWIEELGGMNMFFVMGDGSIVTPPLTGTILPGITRDAIITLARDAGLTVREEPYAIDQWQADAESGRLTESFACGTAAVVTPVGKVTRGDTSFTIGAGGPGQVTGMLKDKLVDIQRGRAADPHGWVTRL